A genome region from Schistocerca americana isolate TAMUIC-IGC-003095 chromosome 1, iqSchAmer2.1, whole genome shotgun sequence includes the following:
- the LOC124594707 gene encoding verprolin-like, translating to MADTTRRRTHADTVAEMCSREKDVPASASDAKGVADRRSAALALSTAPSGPPPMTTTATAMDLTDTAPETLKNALSAPLPDSEDESTAAPRPRGRSGKQKRRATAATTASRSSPIEKRAKQDFAPDADGFVPARRTARRMLSSTAPPTVVANCFDALEDAPDPPPSNPAPKTDSHLPPVVLQFRPPYGELQKLLRSWTTAVYTVKPAGRDLYRVTLRTADDYRRVTQEASERGSACPRPPSEKPTCALCGGAHVASYRGCEVWKRAIARQRGQTPAPHQKKLATRRPGVSFAAATSGTSSAAPATSVPAPAASEAVPTPEAPAPPPPQPVAVPGTASPGPSAGPRPTNRRRGGHRPVGTQRSAPSVEQPQVDSHSEAATPPLSCAGAAPAVSTADLANLVAQLTALVTSATKLIDVLSQQLTAAVPMASPAPTAANTQQPHHGQR from the exons ATGGCAGACACGACGCGTCGACGCACGCACGCAGACACagtcgctgagatgtgcagccgcgagaaggacgtacctgcgtctgctagcgacgcgaagggtgtggcagatcgccgttcggccgcgcttgcgctgtcgacggccccatctggccccccacctatgacgaccaCTGCTACGGCTATGGATTTGACGGACACTGCTCCGGAAACGTTGAAGAATGCGCTGTCTGCTCCGCTGCCCGATTCTGAAGATGAGAGCACTGCTGCTCCTCGGCCACGCGGACGCAGCGGGAAACAGAAGAGGCGGGCAACAGCTGCGACGACTGCTTCTCGCAGCTCGCCGATTGAGAAGAGGGCCAAGCAAGACTTCGCCCCTGACGCTGACGGTTTCGTCCCGGCCCGGCGAACTGCACGACGCATGCTGTCATCGACGGCGCCACCAACTGTCGTCGCCAACTGCTTCGATGCGCTCGAGGACGCGCCGGACCCGCCGCCGAGCAATCCTGCGCCGAAGACAGACTCCCATCTTCCGCCGGTGGTTCTTCAGTTTCGGCCGCCCTATGGAGAACTGCAGAAGctgttgcgcagctggacaacggccgtgtacaccgtgaagcctgcggggcgagacctatacagggtcacactccgcactgctgatgactatcgccgggtcacccaggaggcgtctgagcgtg gaagtgcgtgcccccgtccgccctccgagaagcctacatgtgcactctgtggcggtgctcatgtggccagttatcgtgggtgtgaggtatggaagcgtgccattgctcgccagcgtggccaaacaccagcgccacatcagaagaagctcgcaacgagacggccaggcgtctctttcgcggcggcaacgtcagggacgtcctccgccgccccggctacgtcggttcctgctcccgccgcatccgaggccgtaccgacaccggaggctcctgcgcctccaccacCGCAGCCAGTGGCGGTACCGGGTACTGCCTCTCCCGGGCCGTCGGCCGGACCGCGCCCCACCAACCGCCGGCGCGGGGGTCACCGCCCAGTGGGTACCCAGCGCTCAGCACCGTCcgtcgagcagccccaggtggactctcacagcgaagcagccacgccccccctttcctgcgccggggccgcgccggctgtctccaccgctgacctggccaacctcgtcgcgcagctcacagccctggtgaccagtgctacgaagttgattgacgtcctgtcgcagcaactcaccgctgcagtgccgatggcctctccggccccaaccgctgccaacactcaacagccgcaccatgggcagcgttag